CGACTACTTCCCGCACATCGCGGCGGGTGCGGCGGCCGGCTTCGTCGGTCTGCTGTCGCTGACCAACATGGGTGGCCGCTTCGTCTGGTCGACGGTGTCCGACTGGATCGGCCGCAAGAACATCTACATGATCTACCTGGGTGTGGGCCTGCTCATGTATCTGACGATCGCCACCCTCGGTGCCTCGTCGATGGTCGTCTTCGTTCTCGCGGCGCTGGTCATCCTGTCGTTCTACGGTGGCGGCTTCGCCACCATCCCGGCGTACCTGCGTGACATGTTCGGTGTCTACCAGGTCGGTGCGATCCATGGTCGGCTGCTCACCGCTTGGTCGGCGGCCGGTATCGCTGGTCCGCTCATCGTCAACATGGTCGTCGAGTCACAGGCCTCCCGTGGTCTCGAGGGGCAGGATCTCTACCAGCTCAGCCTCTACATCATGGCGGGTGTGCTGGCCGTCGGTTTCATCGCCAACTTCCTCATCCGCCCGGTGGCCGAGAAGAACTTCGTGGACCCAGCGATCGTCGAGGCGAAGATCGAGGCGGACCGGCAGGCCGTCCTCGACGCGGAGGCGGAGGCCAAGGAGGCCGGGAAGACCGGCGGCAACTCCGGCGGCGTCCATGCCACGGTGTCCATGATTCTCGCCCTGTTCATCGGAGCGAGCCTCGCCTTCGGTCTGTTCCAGACCGCGGTGAAGGCGGCGGGGCTGTTCATGTAGCGACCGTCGTCTCCCGGTACCCCTCACCCGGTGGGTGAGGGGTCATCTGATTCCGCAGCGTCTCAGTATTCGTTCAGTTAGTTGGGGGCTTAGCCTGAGAAATCTTATGTAGCTTCAGCCGTATGGACGACAGACAGGCGACAGCGACCCCCGTATTCCGCAGGCGAAGGATCCTCATCCCGGCTGCGATCGGAGGCGTGGCCGCGCTCGTCGCCGCCGGATACCTCCTCACCCCGGCGGGGCCGGCGACGACGGTATCCGCCGACGACTACCGGGTGGTCAACCGGGACGACGTGGTCAGCCGCGTCATGGTCAGCGGTACCGTCGCCCCGCAACGCAGTGTCACCCTCTCTACCCATCTCAGCGGACCGGTGGACAGGCTGAACGTCAAGGTGGGGGACCATGTCAACGCGGAGCAGATCCTGGCCACCATCGACGTCTCGGCTCAGGAGCGTGAGCTGGACACCTAGCGCGCCCAGCAGGCGACCGGGGACGCCAGTGCGGTGTCCCAGCTGGAGCAGGCACAGCAGCAGTACCAGCAGTACAAGGACGGTCTCGACCAGGGGCTCAACCAGCAGGTGATCAGCGCTGAAGCCGCCCTCCGGACGGCCGACGGGCAGTACACCGAGGCGCAGGCGACCTTTGAGGCGAAGACCCGGGAACGCGCCACCGGATCCGAGGCGCAGATCAGGGAGCAGGGTACCGCCGTGGAGAATTCCCGCACCCAGGTCGTCTCCGCCGCCCTCGAGGCCCTGCGCAGCGGAGTGACCGCCGTGGACACCCTCGCCGGATCCGAACCGGAGGCTGGACAGCCCGGGCCGGCGGCGGAGAACGGCGCCGGGGCGGCAGGGGCGGTGATCGGCACGGCCGATTCCGTCAACCGCCTGCACGGCGCCGCTCAGACCCTCACCCAGAGTCAGCAGTCCTATGAGGCGACGCTGGAGAAGGTGGACCAGGACCTGGCCGCCCAGCAGCGTGCCGTGGGCAGGCATTCGAGGCGCGGAAGGAGGCGGCCATCGCCCTCGAAGCGGCGCGGCTGGCGGCGAATCAGCAGCTGGCCACCCACGCCAGCGCCGTCGACC
Above is a window of Corynebacterium suedekumii DNA encoding:
- a CDS encoding MFS transporter, with amino-acid sequence MVLFTNVTAGIGILENAAPMISDYFPHIAAGAAAGFVGLLSLTNMGGRFVWSTVSDWIGRKNIYMIYLGVGLLMYLTIATLGASSMVVFVLAALVILSFYGGGFATIPAYLRDMFGVYQVGAIHGRLLTAWSAAGIAGPLIVNMVVESQASRGLEGQDLYQLSLYIMAGVLAVGFIANFLIRPVAEKNFVDPAIVEAKIEADRQAVLDAEAEAKEAGKTGGNSGGVHATVSMILALFIGASLAFGLFQTAVKAAGLFM
- a CDS encoding efflux RND transporter periplasmic adaptor subunit: MDDRQATATPVFRRRRILIPAAIGGVAALVAAGYLLTPAGPATTVSADDYRVVNRDDVVSRVMVSGTVAPQRSVTLSTHLSGPVDRLNVKVGDHVNAEQILATIDVSAQERELDT